The following are encoded in a window of Vibrio azureus genomic DNA:
- a CDS encoding GNAT family N-acetyltransferase encodes MEIKAYNRGMLAELSELYLTTRTTAFNWLDTSDYQLSDFEKDTDGECIWVAFSENKIVGFISIWEPDCFIHHLYVAKSYQGKNVGKKLLQKAKSLYPTLSLKCMTKNKQAIDFYQKNDFISVSKNSDSLGCYYLMKFTAPSNTMN; translated from the coding sequence ATGGAAATAAAAGCATATAATCGTGGCATGTTGGCAGAGTTGAGTGAGCTGTATTTAACAACAAGAACCACCGCCTTTAATTGGCTCGATACAAGTGATTATCAACTTTCAGACTTTGAAAAAGACACCGATGGAGAATGCATTTGGGTTGCTTTTTCTGAGAATAAAATTGTCGGCTTTATCTCTATTTGGGAGCCCGACTGTTTTATTCATCACCTATACGTTGCAAAAAGCTATCAAGGAAAAAACGTAGGGAAGAAGCTACTACAGAAAGCGAAATCGTTATACCCTACCTTGAGCCTAAAATGCATGACAAAAAATAAACAAGCTATTGATTTTTATCAAAAGAATGACTTCATTAGTGTGAGTAAAAACAGTGATAGCTTGGGTTGCTATTATCTTATGAAATTTACAGCACCATCTAACACCATGAACTAA
- the fruB gene encoding fused PTS fructose transporter subunit IIA/HPr protein codes for MLKLNESDIFLNQSAENKFDAIKQVGHSLVSKGAVESFYINAMLKREAQCSTYLGKGIAIPHGTLSTRNLVNETSVVVHHYPAGVEWDNGNAVYIVIGITANSDEHLDILKQLTRVLANESIQQKIRQLNNKQNIVELFQGNNQRDILFDKSLIQRHFPSTNMVELIAAAAGLLKNNGCGDSIFTSELTSQAPSPLGKGIWLIGTNRHVIRTGFAFISSKQSFAFKGQPVKALLAFAVCHCNHKKFMDIISNLVFEKKQSLLLQASDEQMLSLFHSQGELPLEKYRYSSATFVVKSKHGLHTRPDTKLVAEARKFQSTIHVTNLNSDSKPVNAKSLIKVLSLGVKQGHHLKFIADGQDAEQAIESIGKVMISGLADRIGTP; via the coding sequence ATGCTCAAATTAAACGAAAGTGACATATTTCTTAATCAAAGTGCAGAAAATAAATTTGATGCAATAAAGCAAGTCGGTCATTCTCTTGTTTCCAAAGGCGCTGTTGAATCCTTCTATATTAACGCCATGCTCAAACGCGAAGCTCAGTGTTCGACCTATTTAGGTAAAGGTATTGCCATCCCCCACGGCACACTCTCCACGAGAAACCTAGTAAATGAAACCTCTGTCGTCGTACATCATTATCCAGCAGGCGTTGAATGGGATAACGGCAATGCTGTATACATAGTCATTGGGATTACCGCAAATTCTGATGAACATTTGGACATTTTGAAACAACTGACAAGAGTACTTGCCAATGAATCGATTCAGCAAAAAATTCGGCAACTAAACAACAAACAAAATATCGTTGAACTTTTTCAAGGCAACAATCAGCGAGATATTCTATTTGATAAAAGCTTAATTCAACGACACTTTCCTTCAACGAATATGGTTGAACTCATTGCAGCAGCAGCTGGCCTACTCAAAAATAACGGCTGCGGTGATTCAATTTTTACCTCAGAACTGACATCTCAAGCCCCATCGCCACTTGGTAAAGGTATTTGGCTCATTGGCACCAACAGACATGTTATACGAACAGGCTTTGCATTCATTTCTAGCAAGCAGTCCTTTGCTTTTAAAGGTCAACCTGTCAAAGCATTACTCGCTTTCGCAGTTTGTCACTGCAATCATAAAAAGTTTATGGATATCATTTCTAACCTTGTTTTTGAGAAAAAGCAATCACTGCTATTGCAGGCCAGTGATGAACAAATGTTGTCTCTTTTTCACTCTCAGGGGGAACTACCACTAGAGAAATATCGCTATAGTAGTGCGACTTTTGTCGTCAAAAGCAAACATGGCCTTCATACCCGGCCGGATACAAAGCTGGTGGCAGAAGCACGCAAGTTTCAATCAACCATTCACGTTACTAACCTCAATAGTGACAGTAAGCCAGTGAATGCTAAAAGTTTGATTAAGGTCCTTTCTCTTGGTGTCAAACAAGGGCACCACCTCAAATTTATTGCTGACGGACAAGATGCTGAGCAAGCAATCGAATCTATTGGTAAAGTGATGATTTCAGGACTTGCAGATCGAATAGGAACACCCTAA
- the pfkB gene encoding 1-phosphofructokinase, giving the protein MTNASTKKVVTITLNPALDLTGSLDAFNAGNVNVVNKSHFHAAGKGINVAKILAQLGAEVTVTGFLGQNNAEPFEQLFTQLNISDAFIRVSGDTRINVKLVESNGQVSDINFPGLHISKDAIAQFERTLYQLMPEHDYFIFSGSLPPGVSAKQLATWIEFLGKSGKKVLFDSSKSALAEGINAIPWLIKPNHQELGEYLGRDLHTKQACLEGARQLSRTGIENIIVSIGSQGVIYLGDKECLYAQPPVMPVTSSVGAGDTLVAGLCWGHMQSMETSELIRFATALSALAVTQIGVGLAPEEQLTSILKQTQVRQISTEPL; this is encoded by the coding sequence ATGACAAATGCATCGACGAAAAAAGTCGTCACAATCACTCTCAACCCTGCTTTAGACCTCACGGGCTCTCTCGATGCCTTTAATGCAGGCAATGTAAACGTCGTTAATAAAAGCCACTTTCATGCAGCAGGAAAAGGCATCAATGTGGCCAAAATTCTCGCTCAACTGGGAGCTGAAGTCACCGTCACTGGCTTTCTAGGTCAAAATAACGCCGAGCCTTTCGAGCAGTTGTTTACCCAATTGAATATCAGTGATGCCTTTATTCGTGTTTCTGGTGACACACGTATTAACGTCAAACTGGTCGAAAGCAATGGACAAGTCAGTGACATTAATTTTCCTGGTTTACACATTTCAAAAGATGCTATCGCTCAGTTTGAACGCACCTTATATCAACTGATGCCCGAGCACGATTATTTTATTTTTTCCGGTAGCCTGCCTCCGGGCGTCAGTGCCAAACAATTAGCAACTTGGATTGAGTTCTTAGGCAAAAGTGGCAAAAAAGTCCTGTTTGATAGCAGTAAATCTGCTCTTGCTGAAGGAATTAATGCCATACCTTGGCTGATCAAGCCGAACCATCAAGAACTTGGAGAATATTTAGGTCGAGATCTCCATACCAAACAAGCTTGTCTGGAAGGTGCGCGCCAGTTAAGCCGTACTGGTATAGAAAACATCATCGTTTCTATTGGCTCACAAGGCGTGATATACCTCGGTGACAAAGAGTGTCTCTATGCACAACCTCCAGTGATGCCAGTTACAAGTAGTGTTGGTGCTGGCGATACCTTAGTCGCAGGTCTCTGCTGGGGGCACATGCAATCGATGGAAACAAGCGAGCTGATACGCTTTGCGACTGCCCTATCTGCACTGGCTGTAACACAAATAGGAGTTGGGCTGGCCCCCGAAGAGCAACTGACATCCATTCTTAAACAAACTCAGGTCAGACAAATTTCCACGGAACCTCTTTGA
- a CDS encoding amino acid ABC transporter permease, translating to MNRSYPVHQQPPQPNTLFKRLNGLNRLDWGLLIICVVAGWWLIQRSTVGINYIWQWRETIDLLFTPTKNGGMPYFFQGFVATLRLSLWGLAFAALFGVLIGLARFSHSSWLRLPATGFIQLVRNIPPLVFVFIFYFFISNQIIPLLGLESVLRHHSGEISTLQAFLFGPTNLWENLLSGVLCIGLLSSAYIAEIVRAGLQGIDKGQWEACQSLGLSRWVTYRFVIAPQVFKAIGPALAGQTISLVKDTSIVSLISIQEMTFVGTEMANSSGFIFEVWLIVGLAYFLLCFSLSCLFKHMEKRTQ from the coding sequence GTGAATCGTTCTTATCCCGTCCACCAACAGCCGCCTCAGCCCAACACACTTTTTAAACGCCTCAATGGTCTCAACCGCCTTGATTGGGGGCTGCTAATCATTTGTGTCGTCGCGGGTTGGTGGCTTATTCAACGTTCCACGGTTGGAATTAACTATATTTGGCAATGGCGTGAAACCATCGATTTACTTTTCACCCCGACAAAAAATGGCGGGATGCCTTATTTTTTCCAAGGTTTCGTCGCAACCCTTCGTTTGAGCTTGTGGGGCTTAGCCTTTGCAGCATTGTTCGGCGTTTTGATTGGCTTGGCTCGATTTTCTCATTCCTCTTGGCTGAGATTACCCGCCACGGGCTTTATTCAGTTAGTAAGAAATATTCCTCCTCTCGTATTTGTGTTTATCTTTTACTTTTTTATCTCGAACCAAATCATTCCTTTGCTTGGTCTTGAATCTGTTCTACGCCATCACTCAGGTGAGATTTCCACATTGCAGGCATTCTTGTTTGGCCCTACGAATTTATGGGAAAACTTACTTTCAGGCGTACTGTGTATCGGCTTACTGTCATCGGCTTATATTGCCGAAATTGTTCGAGCTGGATTACAAGGAATAGATAAAGGACAGTGGGAGGCGTGCCAATCTCTTGGATTATCTCGCTGGGTGACGTATCGCTTTGTGATTGCTCCCCAAGTATTTAAAGCCATCGGCCCCGCCTTGGCAGGACAAACCATTTCACTGGTCAAAGATACGTCTATTGTGTCACTGATTTCGATCCAAGAAATGACTTTTGTTGGTACAGAAATGGCCAACTCGTCTGGCTTCATTTTTGAAGTATGGTTAATCGTTGGCTTAGCGTATTTCTTACTGTGCTTTTCTTTGTCCTGTTTGTTCAAACACATGGAGAAACGCACGCAATAA
- a CDS encoding PTS fructose-like transporter subunit IIB, producing the protein MKSIVIITACPSGIANSILAAGLLEQAAAKLGWHAKIECQTNLIQPQILTEDDIVQAEVVIIASDVAIDTSRFVGKQIYQAEISSVIHDATAFLQMAVANTAILLEATATPTSTNIVAVTSCPTGIANTFMTAEALEEECRRRGDHIRIETRGSIGTKQTLLPQEIEQADLVIIAADIDVPLTRFHGKKVYFTTTKLVLSHPSNEVSNALKQAEIYMPVNDEGCSTTSSQINESIKKHLMTGVSYMLPVVVAGGLLVALSFMFGIEAFKQEGSLAAALMKIGGDAALGLMIPVLAGFIAYSIADRPGFAPGMVGGMLAHTIGAGFLGGIAAGFLAGYSAKFVAEKVSLPNVLETLKPVLIIPFIATLITGLSMIYIIGHPIANIMNELTHFLNNLSFSNAIFLGLILGAMMGFDLGGPVNKAAYTFGVGLLASQTYAPMAAIMAAGMVPAIGMGIATQLAKSYFDKSEQEAGKASFLLGLCFISEGAIPFAAKDPFRVIPACMTGGAIAGALSMLFGAELMAPHGGLFVLLIPHAISPVLLYLLAISAGSLVTGAFYALLKVKSNVEEAEGEPLDTACTQK; encoded by the coding sequence ATGAAAAGCATTGTGATCATTACGGCTTGCCCAAGCGGAATAGCAAATAGCATCTTGGCCGCGGGTTTACTAGAGCAAGCAGCAGCTAAATTAGGTTGGCATGCAAAAATTGAGTGTCAGACAAATCTCATTCAGCCACAAATTTTGACTGAAGATGATATTGTGCAAGCTGAAGTAGTGATCATTGCCTCTGACGTTGCTATTGATACCTCTCGATTTGTTGGCAAACAGATTTATCAAGCCGAGATCAGCTCTGTCATACACGACGCGACGGCTTTTCTACAAATGGCAGTGGCTAATACCGCGATTTTATTAGAAGCAACGGCCACTCCCACCAGCACAAATATTGTAGCGGTCACATCATGCCCAACCGGGATAGCGAACACGTTTATGACCGCAGAAGCTCTAGAAGAAGAGTGCAGACGAAGAGGCGATCATATACGAATTGAGACACGCGGCTCCATTGGCACGAAACAGACCCTATTACCACAAGAAATAGAGCAAGCAGATTTAGTCATCATTGCAGCCGATATTGATGTTCCACTGACTCGATTCCATGGCAAAAAAGTGTATTTCACTACGACAAAACTTGTTTTGAGTCATCCAAGTAACGAAGTCAGTAATGCTCTAAAACAAGCAGAAATTTATATGCCTGTTAATGACGAAGGCTGCTCGACAACCTCAAGTCAAATTAATGAAAGTATTAAAAAACACCTGATGACTGGCGTGTCATACATGCTACCTGTCGTAGTCGCGGGTGGCCTTCTGGTCGCACTGTCTTTTATGTTTGGAATTGAAGCATTTAAACAAGAAGGTTCTCTTGCCGCAGCTCTAATGAAAATCGGTGGCGATGCCGCACTCGGTCTTATGATCCCCGTCCTTGCTGGCTTTATCGCTTACTCCATAGCGGACAGGCCTGGTTTCGCTCCGGGCATGGTTGGTGGTATGTTGGCCCACACTATTGGAGCGGGTTTCCTTGGTGGCATCGCTGCTGGCTTCCTCGCTGGTTACAGTGCCAAGTTTGTTGCCGAAAAAGTATCACTTCCCAATGTTTTGGAAACGTTAAAGCCTGTCCTGATAATTCCTTTCATCGCAACACTCATTACTGGCTTGAGCATGATCTATATCATTGGCCATCCCATTGCCAATATAATGAATGAGTTAACCCATTTTCTTAATAATCTCAGCTTTAGTAATGCCATTTTTCTTGGGCTTATCCTAGGTGCAATGATGGGTTTTGACTTAGGAGGGCCTGTCAATAAAGCCGCTTATACTTTTGGCGTTGGTTTGCTGGCTTCTCAAACATACGCCCCTATGGCAGCAATAATGGCGGCTGGTATGGTCCCCGCTATAGGTATGGGCATCGCAACCCAACTTGCCAAATCCTATTTTGATAAAAGCGAACAAGAAGCAGGAAAAGCCTCTTTTCTACTCGGGCTGTGTTTTATTTCAGAAGGTGCAATTCCATTTGCTGCCAAAGATCCTTTCCGTGTGATTCCTGCCTGTATGACGGGTGGTGCCATTGCCGGGGCACTATCTATGTTATTTGGCGCAGAGCTGATGGCACCACATGGCGGGCTATTTGTTTTGTTGATCCCTCATGCTATCTCACCCGTTTTACTCTACTTATTAGCGATCAGTGCGGGAAGCTTGGTCACAGGAGCCTTTTACGCATTATTAAAAGTAAAGTCAAACGTTGAAGAAGCAGAAGGCGAACCACTCGATACTGCTTGTACTCAAAAGTAA
- a CDS encoding transporter substrate-binding domain-containing protein codes for MTIFKTAITALLGLSIALPSMVTATAATPNSASPAMNKDEQNTSNLDEIKKRGTLRVGMSTFVPWAMRNKQGELIGFEIDVAKRLAADTGLKVEFVPTAWDGIIPALLAKKFDVIIGGMSITPERAKSVLFTEPYSHSGVQVAANKDLAAGFNEFSDFNSRRVKIAARRGAYTVQVARENFPKAKILQFDDEAQAFQEVLNGNAHAVIASSPKPEHESVKHANKLFLPFSERLSKGNEAFAVRLGEEDKQAFFNQWIEARTQDGWLDERYEYWFSTLDWQDQIAKAKAK; via the coding sequence ATGACTATTTTTAAAACAGCAATAACGGCCCTACTCGGCCTAAGTATCGCCTTACCTTCTATGGTAACGGCAACCGCAGCAACACCAAATTCCGCCTCTCCAGCAATGAACAAGGATGAGCAAAACACCTCGAACCTTGATGAGATCAAAAAACGAGGCACGCTACGTGTCGGAATGTCGACGTTTGTTCCATGGGCCATGCGAAATAAACAAGGTGAACTGATTGGCTTTGAGATTGATGTTGCGAAACGCTTAGCCGCTGATACAGGCTTAAAAGTGGAATTTGTTCCGACCGCATGGGACGGCATTATCCCTGCCCTGTTAGCCAAAAAGTTTGATGTCATTATCGGTGGAATGTCGATTACACCGGAACGCGCCAAAAGCGTCCTATTTACCGAGCCCTATTCGCACTCTGGGGTACAAGTCGCCGCCAATAAAGATCTCGCCGCGGGTTTTAATGAATTTTCTGATTTTAACTCTCGCCGAGTCAAAATTGCGGCTCGTCGAGGCGCTTATACCGTCCAAGTCGCTAGGGAGAATTTTCCAAAAGCCAAGATTCTGCAGTTTGATGATGAAGCCCAAGCTTTCCAAGAAGTGCTCAACGGTAATGCTCATGCCGTTATCGCCTCGAGTCCGAAGCCTGAGCATGAATCTGTGAAACATGCCAACAAGCTCTTTTTACCATTCAGTGAACGCCTATCCAAAGGTAATGAGGCCTTTGCCGTTCGTCTGGGAGAGGAAGACAAACAAGCTTTCTTTAATCAATGGATTGAAGCACGAACTCAAGATGGTTGGCTCGATGAACGTTATGAATATTGGTTCTCGACTTTAGATTGGCAAGACCAGATAGCTAAGGCTAAGGCTAAGTAA
- a CDS encoding amino acid ABC transporter ATP-binding protein, translating to MKEHTSVVEFNSVNKWYDGYHALRNINFSVDLGEIVVICGPSGSGKSTLIRCINHLESIQDGQLQVFGLPADSKQLKPGQVGMVFQHFHLFPHLTVLENLTLAPIKTLKLSKEQAEKRARDYLKRVNIEEQADKFPSQLSGGQQQRVAIARSLCMEPDLLLFDEPTSALDPEMINEVLDVMVELGKSGMTMICVTHEMGFAKKVADRVVFMDEGEIIEVNAPNELFNSPQHPRTQAFLQQILSY from the coding sequence TTGAAAGAACACACAAGCGTTGTAGAGTTTAACAGCGTGAACAAATGGTATGATGGCTATCATGCTCTCAGAAACATCAACTTTTCAGTCGACCTAGGTGAAATTGTTGTTATTTGCGGCCCTTCTGGCTCTGGCAAATCGACCCTAATTCGCTGCATAAATCATTTGGAATCGATTCAAGATGGTCAGTTGCAAGTATTTGGTCTTCCAGCCGATTCAAAACAGCTCAAACCCGGGCAAGTTGGCATGGTATTCCAACATTTCCACCTATTTCCTCACTTAACCGTACTAGAGAACCTCACACTGGCCCCCATCAAGACGCTCAAACTTAGCAAAGAACAAGCTGAGAAAAGAGCACGCGATTATTTAAAACGAGTCAATATCGAAGAGCAGGCCGATAAGTTCCCATCTCAGTTATCGGGTGGCCAACAGCAAAGAGTCGCCATCGCTCGTTCCTTGTGTATGGAGCCTGATCTACTTTTATTCGACGAACCAACCTCTGCCCTTGATCCGGAAATGATTAACGAAGTATTAGACGTCATGGTTGAACTGGGTAAAAGTGGCATGACAATGATTTGTGTCACCCATGAGATGGGCTTTGCCAAAAAAGTCGCCGATCGCGTCGTTTTTATGGATGAAGGTGAAATTATTGAGGTCAACGCCCCTAATGAGCTGTTCAATTCACCTCAGCACCCACGAACTCAAGCTTTCTTACAGCAAATATTGAGCTATTAA
- a CDS encoding amino acid ABC transporter permease produces MAYRLFKPVLQAMLQIAILMVAIVWVLDSGAQAMGYQWQWERIPDYIAFYEDGQWWPAELLDGVIVTVKLSALSLFFTLIIGLITALLRLSQSIVGRAIGSAYVELIRNTPLLVQVYLLYFVFGPMLGLDRFSTAVLALSLFQGAYTAEILRAGLTSISKGQFEAAKTLGLSSFTTYKSVIMPQVLQRTLPALTNEVVSLVKNSSIVSVMAIFDLTTQARNIVSETAMPFEVWFTVAAIYLVLTLTMSAISALLEHKLGASWRKP; encoded by the coding sequence ATGGCCTATCGTTTATTCAAGCCTGTCCTACAGGCGATGCTTCAGATTGCGATTTTAATGGTGGCCATCGTATGGGTACTCGATTCCGGGGCTCAAGCGATGGGTTACCAATGGCAATGGGAGCGTATTCCTGATTACATTGCTTTCTACGAAGACGGACAATGGTGGCCAGCAGAACTGCTTGATGGCGTTATAGTCACGGTTAAACTTTCAGCATTAAGCTTGTTCTTCACTCTCATCATAGGCCTAATTACCGCTTTATTGAGGTTAAGTCAGTCTATCGTTGGGCGGGCCATCGGCAGTGCTTACGTTGAACTCATTCGTAACACACCGCTGCTTGTACAAGTTTATCTGCTTTATTTTGTTTTTGGACCAATGCTTGGTTTAGATAGATTCAGTACCGCCGTACTTGCTTTGTCTTTATTCCAAGGAGCCTACACAGCAGAGATTCTACGAGCTGGCTTAACCAGTATTTCAAAAGGTCAATTTGAAGCAGCAAAAACCCTTGGTTTGTCTTCTTTTACGACCTACAAAAGCGTCATCATGCCGCAGGTTTTGCAACGTACATTACCCGCCTTAACCAACGAAGTTGTATCTTTGGTCAAAAACTCTTCTATCGTCAGCGTTATGGCTATTTTTGATCTGACAACACAAGCACGAAATATCGTTTCAGAAACCGCAATGCCTTTTGAAGTGTGGTTTACGGTCGCTGCGATTTACCTTGTGCTGACGCTCACCATGTCAGCGATTTCAGCTTTACTCGAACATAAATTAGGAGCCAGTTGGCGTAAACCATAA
- a CDS encoding RNA-binding S4 domain-containing protein, translating to MNQDYQNEIDSQDEEIEIEAIGIEVDAHPIELYKLFKIANLVSGGGEAKHVIDEGYVAVNGELETRKRRKMYDGDFFEFNQEYYVVVCDAPVTEVETPQEKAEKKLKKEQASRQKKKGAKSNATKAKVSGPKSTGRKAADKQRREQINVLSQSAKAQSSNKNHKGNPSSEKTRDPKSGRNSIDFF from the coding sequence ATGAATCAAGATTACCAAAACGAAATAGACTCTCAAGATGAAGAAATTGAAATTGAAGCGATTGGCATCGAAGTCGATGCGCATCCAATTGAATTATACAAGCTCTTCAAAATCGCCAATTTAGTCAGTGGTGGTGGAGAAGCCAAACATGTGATTGATGAAGGTTACGTTGCGGTTAATGGAGAACTTGAAACTCGTAAGCGTCGCAAAATGTACGATGGTGATTTTTTTGAATTTAACCAAGAATACTACGTGGTTGTTTGTGATGCACCAGTAACAGAAGTGGAAACGCCGCAAGAGAAAGCTGAAAAAAAACTTAAAAAAGAACAAGCATCTCGGCAGAAGAAAAAGGGCGCTAAATCAAACGCAACCAAAGCTAAAGTGTCGGGGCCTAAGTCGACAGGACGCAAGGCAGCCGACAAACAGCGTCGCGAGCAAATTAATGTTTTATCTCAGTCTGCTAAAGCCCAATCATCCAATAAAAACCACAAAGGCAATCCATCTTCTGAGAAGACAAGGGACCCGAAAAGTGGCCGCAACAGCATTGACTTTTTCTGA
- a CDS encoding endonuclease/exonuclease/phosphatase family protein — protein MSTSDPSKHITFVSANLLNFLAPPNAFYDFENIYSQQEWQGKLSWTQQQVEQLNPDIIGLQEVFSIEYARHFFNKIGYPYFASVDTPHVESDYIYSRPVVAIASRFPIERYYPVTIDEHALKAYGDFQAPTFSRLPLCAQIVHPRLGHMAVYVTHLKSQRPAEASQQELASPPIARWLSTQQRGWEAAMLRHAMQVKYASQPMPTVLLGDMNQPISENSVTQVLLTNNHDNLKQELQLYDGWALQTPLPTKDRQATHYHFGTGNVLDYIILSQEFCATDDRSIAQVINYTVSDKHLINPCFAQDRYASDHGFVALTAEINI, from the coding sequence ATGAGCACGTCAGACCCATCAAAACACATCACGTTTGTCAGCGCTAATCTGCTCAACTTCCTTGCGCCACCAAATGCGTTTTACGACTTCGAGAATATTTATTCTCAGCAAGAGTGGCAAGGGAAACTAAGCTGGACTCAACAACAGGTTGAACAACTCAACCCGGATATTATTGGCCTACAAGAAGTCTTCAGCATTGAGTACGCACGCCACTTTTTTAACAAGATTGGCTACCCGTATTTTGCCAGTGTGGATACTCCGCATGTTGAATCCGATTATATTTATAGTCGACCTGTTGTCGCCATTGCGTCACGATTTCCGATTGAAAGATATTACCCTGTAACTATTGATGAGCATGCGCTAAAAGCCTATGGAGATTTTCAGGCTCCCACTTTTAGTCGCCTACCACTTTGTGCGCAGATTGTGCATCCTCGACTGGGTCATATGGCGGTCTATGTTACCCATCTAAAATCACAACGCCCTGCAGAAGCCAGTCAACAAGAGCTTGCCTCTCCCCCTATAGCACGTTGGCTTTCCACCCAGCAGCGTGGATGGGAAGCAGCGATGTTAAGGCATGCAATGCAGGTTAAATATGCCAGTCAACCCATGCCGACTGTACTATTAGGGGACATGAACCAGCCTATTTCTGAGAATAGCGTAACTCAAGTTCTGTTAACCAATAACCATGACAACCTAAAGCAAGAATTACAGTTATATGATGGATGGGCGTTGCAAACTCCTCTTCCCACAAAGGACAGGCAGGCAACACACTACCATTTCGGTACAGGTAACGTGCTGGATTACATCATTTTATCTCAAGAATTCTGCGCGACTGATGATAGAAGTATTGCTCAAGTTATTAATTATACTGTTAGTGACAAACATTTAATTAATCCTTGTTTTGCACAAGACAGATATGCCAGTGATCATGGGTTTGTTGCGCTAACTGCAGAAATCAACATCTGA